From the genome of Prionailurus bengalensis isolate Pbe53 chromosome D1, Fcat_Pben_1.1_paternal_pri, whole genome shotgun sequence:
ATTGTTGTATCAGGGGCTGTAAAGCAGCGATTTCTTCACTCCACCATTCCTTCTGAATTTAATTTCTAGGATGCTTCAGTAAAGAAGAACTTGCCTTTGCCAATTAGTTGTAGTTACCTGAAATATACTTCACTCAGACAAAAATAGCGTAAATATCGATgattatttccctttctccatcaATGATCAGACTAACGAGTCGGTGCCCTAGCAATGCCCCGTGGTGACAAATTAGATGCCGTATAATATCCTACGGAACTCATGACTTTTTGTATATTTGATTTGTTTCGATCAAGTTGAGGCGCTGCTCAAAGCGTCCCACTTTTGGCCAGCGGAAGCCTCTTCCTATTGATTCCTGAACCTTTGGACAGGATTTCAGTGATCTTTGGAGGCTCCCAACCTTCTGGACCCTCGAAACAATCCTAGGCTCACCCTGTGCATTTCTTGGCCCAGCCCTGGAATCGGCCATCTCTTCAAGAATCCCTGATCCTCTAATAAGTAGTAAATGGTATCTGGAGGCCACAGGCTGGGCCCCAGGGCAGTCTCCGCTATCAGGTTATCACTGCTCCCAGGCTTTTCACCTGCCAGAGCCGGGAAATAcagctgatccttgaacaacacgggtttgaaccaCACGGGTCCACTTAAACTCCATTGGAGTCTTTCCAATACATACAGTGCAGGACTGCaagtgtattttctctcccttatgatCTTCTTAGTAACACATTCTTTCCTGGAGCTTACTGTATCCTAAGAATACAGGATATAATACGTATAACGTACAAAACATGTGTGAATCGGCTGTTTATGTTCCCAgtgaggcttctggtcaacagtaggctattcgTAGTGAAGTTTtaggggagtcagaagttatatgtgGGTTTTCGGCAGCCTGGGGAGAGGGGGTCAGCGCCCCTAAACCCCACATTATTCACAGGTCCACTGTACATAtttagttagagaaagaaaaataattaattggtACCAACTGAGACTTCCAATTCAAGCTGTCACCAGCTGGAGGACCGTTGTGTTCATTTGCCACAGTTTATCCTCCATGCGGGGGGACGTCTTTTCGGTTGAGGGATTCTGTGGAGCATGTACATGGTTGCAAAGCcacacaagaaaacaagaaaaaatgtcGCTTCTGACCCTGCCTTTCCCTATTAGTAACTGTGCTCGTTAGTTTTGAGTTTCTTCTTCCACGGATGCTTAGTAAAAGCAGGCATATATAAAAGCAGCAAGCTACAAATACTGTTCTGTGTTCTGTTCtaccctgtctttttttttttttaaacaaacaatatACCCTTGAGATTTCACCcgtccctttctttcttccatctgcATTATACCCCGTTGTGCGGCCCCCTTGCAGCTCGTATCCACGCTCCCCTTGACCGTCACTTTGGGAGTGCTGCTAATTTTTTGCTTTTGCAAATAGTGCATGTAGCTTATGAGTACATACATCttccttaaaaaaacagaatcacGGGCCCCAAGGGCATCACGTAGGCCAGGTCCCCAGTGGAGGCTTAACGCATAATCTcactgcagtttcaacctcccccagaaatgtgGTCTTAACCGGTCAGTCAGGAATTCTCTGATGGGCCCTCTGGATCCCCTAAAGGAAGGTAAGGTGATCTTCATGATAAGACCCCTTAGTTTCCCTTCGAGGGAAAGCAGGCCTGCCTAGcaccatctttttcttttgctggtAATGTTCTCGCCCCACCCGACTTGTAGGAAAAGTCTCCATTTCATACAGCTCCTCAGGGGCTCCCCTCTCTTTGCTTAGACAGGATGCTGCCCGATCCATGAATTGTATAGCCAACTAGATCTTTAAATTTTACTCGGTTGAATTAACAGGTTGAAAAAGGCTGTAAGAGGCTTTTTGCCAATGTATCTTTGGGTGAGAGTCCTAGAAGTAGAATCGCTACATTAAAAGGGGgcatgtgggggcgcctgggtggcgcagtcggttaagcgtccgacttcagccaggtcaccatctcgcggtctgtgagttcgagccccgcgtcgggctctgggctgactgctcggagcctggagcctgtttccgattctgtgtctccctctctctctgcgcctcccccattcatgctctgtctctctctgtcccagaaataaataaacgttgaaaaaaaaataaaaaggggcatgtgtcggggcgcctggggggctcagtaggtaaagcgtcccacttcggctcaggtcacgatctcacggttcgtcggttcgagccccgcgtcgggctctgtgctgacagctcggagcctggagcctgcttcggattctgtgtctccctctctctctcaaaattaaataaacatttggggcgcctgggtggcgcagttggttaagcgtccgacttcagccaggtcatgatcttgcggtccgtgagttcaagccccgcgtcaggctctgggctgacggctcagagcccggagcctgtttccgattctgtgtctccctctctctctgcccctccccggttcatgctctgtctctctctgtcccaaaaataaataaacgttgaaaaaaaaaaatttaaaaaaaaaaaaaattaaataaacatttaaaaaaatttaaaaattaaaaaggggccCCCGCTCCATCTACTACCCAAGCCTGGGGACCAGGCCAGCATCCCACCGTTCTACTCAAGGGTCGGTCCTGGACAGATCTCACAAAGGAACCAACACCAGCGTCCTGGCAGTCCTATAGGAGCTGGAAAATTCCATTCCCTTCTCTTTGGCTGGAATAACACCAGCTTAATTGGGCAGCCCTGTTCATCTCAGGCTaagcagaagctttttttttgctttctttgattGACAAACTTAAAACTTAATTATTCCTTTGTGTGTTGGCTTGGCAGACAAAATGTTTCAAGGCATGAATCCTCTTGGGAAATTAAGTCAGGTGCTCAGCAAACGGAGGTTACTGGTAAGTTTGTTGGCTCATCTGACCCTGGTGGTCCTTCTTTACAAATGCTAGGTAttccaaaagatataaaaatgctgattggGAGGGAcgcacgcaccccaatgtttatagccgctctatcaacaatatccaaggtatagaaagagcccaagtgtccgttGACTGATGAAGGGATTAAAAGATgtgatacaatggaatactactcagcgatcaaaaagaatgaaatcttgccatttgcaacaatatggatggaaccggactgtattatgctaagtgaattaagtcagagaaagacagatatcatatgatttcacccatatgtggaatttaagaaactcaacagataaacacaggggaagggaaggaaaaataagataaaaacagaggggggtcaaccataagagactcttaaagacagagaaccaactgagggttgctggaggggcggtgggtggggggtgggctaaatgggtgatgggcactaaggagggcccctgttgggatgagcactgggtgtatggaagtgatgaatccctgggttctgctcctgaaaccaatactacacggtatgttaactaactagaatttaaatacatcaatttttgaaaaggcaaagaaaactaATATGGCGAGGATGCATTCAGTCTCTTATTCGTTCAACCAACGTGAACTGAACACCCCTTCAGTCTGTGCTCTACTCCCACCGCTTGGCTAGAAATAAAAACCTgtgcagcccagagcccacagTTGCTTGAGGCTTGTCTCACACTATGTTTGCAGgtcgttttgtttttaagaaaatagttgCTCACATTTGAAAGTAAGGATTTCACATAAATATCCAGGCTTCTGACCTCTCTTGAAAACTTGGCCAGGCTGGCATCATCAGCCAGACATGGCAGCTGCTGGTTGGAACGGGGTAGAGGGTGCCCCCTTGTGGTGGGGCAGGGGATGCCCCGTCCAGCCCTTCCATTCGTTTCCCTCACCTCCTGGATCTTGAGCGTGTGAGCCCTGCCCTAGATGGCAAGCTTCCTGAACACAAGGACCACTTGTGTCTTATTGGACTCTGACTTTCTAGCATCCAGCCCAGACCCCAGCACACGGTGGGcccccaataaatgtttgtttatgaaTAAGGTCTCTTTTGGATGCACACATCACATTTCTCCTAATATTAAAATggcgcaggggcgcctgggtggctcagtcggttgagcgtctgacttcggctcaggtcatgatctcgtggttcctgagttaagccccgagtcaggctctaggctcacagctcagagcctggagcctccttcggattctgtgtctcccactctctcttcctctcccccgctcatgctctgtctctctctctctctctctctcaaaaataaataaacattaaaaaaaaattttttttaatggtgcaaTGATAGTATTGCTCTAGCCTAATCTCTGGAACAGAGAGACATCGTAAGTGCCCTTGGTCTGTGCCATCCCATCACCTCAAGTCACTTGTATGCAGTGTGCTGTCCCTCAGTGTCTTCACTGTGACATTTGACCCCCTAGCAATCTCCTCTCCAAATGAGGCTCCCAGTGCATGTACCTCCAGGACCCTTGGGGGAACTGCAGAAATCAGAAAAGTCAAGCATAACACCTGGCTCTTGTTTTTATCACATTATTAGCAGCACCTTTATCTCCAAGACAGCAAAAGTCCCCGCTCTTCGTTAGATCTTGTggtttgggctttttgttttttgttttttgtttttccagccaAGCCCCAAGGAAGAGATTACACCAGAAATCTCTGTATTCTGTGAATTTTCTAAATCCCCTCTTCACAAACACTGATGGGCTGAAGATCTTATCGGGGAGGTTTGTGTGTCTTATCAGGTCCACTTAGCAGCCCTCAAGGGGACAACTAGGACAGGTCAGAGCACATATAGCAAACAACTTTTGCCGGCCACTGCATGCTCAGAACCCGAGGAGAAAGCATGAAGTGGTTTTGGGTCCTTGGGCTGGTGGCCCTCTCAGAGTGCTTAGTCACGTAAGTACAGGGACTGCAGGTGGCATCAGCTCCCTTTCTGGGCTCTTTCTGGCCGTCTTATTCTCCTGCCCATCCATGGGTAGAGAAGAGAATCTAATCATTCCCAGACTGTCTTAAAGTTCAAGTCTCCCTTTAGTGATCAGTAGCTTACCATGTGCACTTTGGGGCCCCGGGTGTCTTGGGGCAGGCCTGCAGGGTTGTACCGCTCCAGGGGTGCCAGTCATACGAGCTATGTGAAAAGGTGCTCCTTGGAATTGCTCAGTGCACAACCTGTGCAACTGCACGCATGGTTCTGTCTAGGAACAGCATTTCTCCTGCATTTGTTTCTGGgtctcttctctgctctctctccatttccacaTGTCTATGTCTCTGTTATTCGTCTCTGTCTCTTTGGACGTCTCTGTGAATgcaaaacactgtattttttccattttgagtctTTCTTGTTTCTCTACCCTCTTCATTTCCCTAATTTATTCCCCACCTCCTCACTTCCTCTGTAACCCCTGTCTTCTGGCTAAGCCCCGGAAAAAGACCAAGGGGGCTACTTGTAGGGCCAGGTTTGCCTCTAACAAGCAGTGTGACCACAGGTGAGTCGCACACTCCCTGTAAAAAGATGACGACGATTTCTGCTCCACCTCCCTCCCGGGGCTTCTTTGACAAAGACACAGTAAGGTGACAGTAGCAACAGGGATGGCTGCCACTGTCGCGGCCTCCTACCAGTCAGGTGCATCCTAGCCATCCTTTTGCTTAACGCCCAAACATGctacgtggggggggggggggggggggggaggattatTGTCATTCCACCTTTTTGCAGGtgggaaagtgaggcacagaacGGCCATATGGCTTACCCCAGATTACACAACAGAACCTGTATCCAAACCTAAGTTTATCGCCTCGGTCTTTCCAtcgtgttgggggggggggggcctgtccTGATAGTAAGAGGACATCGTAAAAATGTTGGGAAAACCCCCAATAGCGTGACAGGCAGCAGAAGATCTGGCGGGGGCAGGGTCACACGGGGCAGGCCGTTGCCATCTCTCATTTGTGTCTCTTTCCCAATGCTGGCTTCAAGGATCCCTCTGACGAGGGTCAAGTCCATGCGAGAAAACCTCAGGGAGAAAGACAGGCTGAAGGATTTCCTGGAGAACCATCCTTACAACCTGGCCTACAAGTTTGTTGACTCTGTAAATCTGGACCTGGGGATATATTTTGAACCGATGAGGAACTACCTGGATGtgagtgcgggggggggggggggggggggcggaggggggaggagaaTGACTCTACAGAGCACACTAGGGCTCCGGCCAAGCGTTGGGGTTCATCTGGAGGTGTGCgcaggggggctggggctggggctcctgCAGGCAGAAACACTGGGGAGCGGGGACCCCATTCCCAGGGGAGAAGGCACTCCTAACCTCAGCACTTGGCCCGTGGTGACCGGGTCCAGCAGTGACAAGGGGGCAGATAAACATCCATTTCAGTGCCAACGATACATCGTTGGGCACCTGTGAACCACGGTGCTTGGCTGGCGggattttgttctttctgaacTAAGCAAAGCACTGAGTTATACTCGAAGGGCGAGCCCTATCGGATCAAACGACAAAGCCCACTGTGAACCCAGCCCGACACCCCAGGCAGAGGAAGTTCGGCCTCTACAGCCCCAAGAATGACACCAGGAAAAAAGTTATTGAGCGCCTACCAGTGTGTGAGGTTACTGTTATTGTTGACAGAGAGTTACTGTCTCTTCTCCAGGGAGGCATAGCCCAGCCTGGAGGACagacaaaaagtaaatgaagGTCCAGTAAAAGGGCCAGCCGCATGGTGTTGATATACATCTTGAGTTTAGAGGAAGTGGCCTGGGCTGGCCTAGgcgggctgcctggaggaggaagCACTCAAGCTGGGCCTTGAAAGGCTGGAAAGGATTTAGTGAGCTGCAGGGGACACTGAGGAGCTTTTCAAACAGAGGCACTGGCCTGAGCAGAGGCTGTAAGGTAGATGATTTCAGGAGACCCGGGACACCCAGTGGAGGCAGGCACCCTGGGAGTCAGGGAGGCCCAGGGCCTGCCGTAACCACCCCTTCCCGGCCCCTGCAGCTGGCCTACGTTGGCACCATCAGCATTGGAACGCCCCCGCAGGAGTTCAAGGTCATCTTTGACACCGGCTCGTCTGACTTGTGGGTGCCCTCCGTCTACTGCTCTAGCCCTGCCTGCGGTGAGTGCAGCCTTCCGACACGCGTCCCCACCGCCCCGTCCCCGGTCCTCGGCAGACTGACGGACGCTCACCTCCTGTGTCTGCAGCTAATCACAACGTCTTCAACCCTCTGCGGTCCTCCACCTTCCGGATCTCGGGCCGGCCCATCCACCTCCAGTACGGCTCCGGGACGATGTCAGGATTTCTGGCCTACGACACCGTTCGGGTAACGTGGAAACCGGAGGCTGCGGCAGGCCGGCCGTGGGAGCGATGACTGCTTAGAGGACTAGATGTGGGGCCAGGGAGGAGCACCTGTCTTTCCCAAAGTCCCCCGGCAGCTGGCCGCCTGCCCTGGGGGGCTGCGTCCCTAGGGAGGTATTCTAGACGAAAGGGAGTCCCTTTCCCACTGGGAGGCTGCGCAGGGCTCACACAGGTGGGGGGTgtttgggaggtgggggcggAACTGATACGGGGGGCGGGGTCTGGGTGCAAAAAAGCAGGGGCCACAGGAGTGGGAGTGGCCTGATAAATGAGTCCTTACCCTCGGGGGCCTTTGAGAATCTAATAAAAACCCTGGACTGCCTCCTCCAAAGCACCTGAACACACACGCACCCCTTGGGCGGACACAGGATCCACAATGAATTGCGAGGGACGCACGCCATTTCTGTCACCGCGTCATAGCAATGCCAATAAGACGGCCACCCTCCTCTCGCTTCCTTTTGTCCTCAAGTGGGAGCAGTTTGGTCCCACTTCCAGTCTCGGTTTCCCCGCCTGTGACGAAGGCATGGCGTCACGGGGGAGCAGGTGTGGGTTAAAATCCCCAGCGCCACGCGGACAGAACGTGTGTGTCTGTCCCGGCGTGTCGCGGCCACCTGAGGTCCGCCCAGGGCACGGCCAcgcctcgctctctctctgcggTGTTACTGGTATCTCCCTGCCCACGtccgcccagcccagccccacgtTCCAAATCCGTCCCCGGTAACACCCTCTTCTCCCGCAGTTCGGGGGCCTCGTTGACGTGGCCCAGGCGTTTGGCCTGAGCCTGAGGGAGCCCGGCAAGTTCATGGAATACGCAGTTTTTGACGGCATCCTGGGCCTGGCCTaccccagcctcagcctcagaGGGACCGTCCCTGTCTTCGACAACCTGTGGGAGCAGGGTCTCATTTCTCAGGAGCTCTTTGCCTTCTACTTGAGCAAGTAAGTCCGGGCTGGACCGGCCCTTTGTCGAAAAATGGTAGGCTATTTGACCCTAACGTTTCTTGAGGGCCTAGTCCGGGGGTCAGCACACAATGGCCTGGGGGCCGTAGGTGGCCCACCATCtgctttttgtaaataaagttttattggaacacaaccaggCTCATTTGTTTCCGTCCTGCCCGTGGCTGCCATTGCTCTGCTACGGCCACACCAAGCAATAGCAATAGATACCGTGCGGCCTGCGAAGCCTCAAATAATGACGCTCTGGCCCTTGACGGGAGAGCTTTGCTGACCCCCGCAGTCTAAGTCCCTCAtctgacagatggggaaaccaaggctcagagaggagctTTGCACAAGGTTGCCCAGGCAGGTACTTGCAGACGGCAGGACTCGGTCTCAGCCTGTAGGATTCTCCCCCATGGTGTGTGGTCAAGTCAGATCCCCAGTCTCCGGTCTCCGGGCTCAGTAACGGGAAAAGCTGAAGTCCCCTGACCGGttgaggggctgggagggggtgggagcaggggagaagccCAGACTCATGAAGGACCCTGTTGACAGACTGTGTCTTCTCCACCCAAGGCTGAGTTTGACCCACAGATGTGTGTAGGGGACAGAGAGTATGGTGGAGGCTGTGGGTTCTAGGGGggcctgagttcaaaccccagagCTGCtgaacccctctgagcctcaggagTACAAGAGCCAGTCGAAGGAGAAGATTCATTCAACATGTattgattgagcacctactatgggctGGCGAAGGAGGCAGCCAAGAAATAAGtacataaagaaagggaaaaggtacCTCCGGATGGTAACTGGTTCTGCGGCAGCAACAAAACAAGGTGATAGAACAGACAGCAATGGGCGCAGTTGCAGACGGGCTACGGCAAAGACCTCTCTGAGCTGAGACCTCTGTGATGGGAGAGAGCCGGGCCGGGGAGACaaagttccaggcagaggagcaCCTGAGCACCACCTGAGCACCAGCAAGGGAGCGGGTGCGGCCGAagccctgggggaggagggaggtgggaaggaagtctggcagagaggcagagacaaggcTCCcctgggttgggtttttttttttttgcggggggggggggggggggggagagagagcacaagtgggggaagggcagagagagagggagacgcagactcgaagcaggctccaggctccgagctgtccgcacagagcccgacgtggggcttgaaccccccaaccgagagatcatgctctgagccgaagtcggacgtttaactgactgagccccccaggcgccccatggctccCCTGGGGTTTTGCTCTAAAGGGGAGCGGAGGCCTCTGGCAGGGGTTAGGCAAGGAAGAGACATGATCCAATTTACAATTTTGGAAACTCACCCTGGGGGTGCCCCGGAGAATGATGCCGTGGAGCGGAGGCAGGGAGGCCGGGGAAGAGGCTACATACAGCAGCCTCTTTAGGAGAGAGAGGGTGGCGGCTTGGTCCggaga
Proteins encoded in this window:
- the LOC122483847 gene encoding pepsin F-like is translated as MLRTRGESMKWFWVLGLVALSECLVTIPLTRVKSMRENLREKDRLKDFLENHPYNLAYKFVDSVNLDLGIYFEPMRNYLDLAYVGTISIGTPPQEFKVIFDTGSSDLWVPSVYCSSPACANHNVFNPLRSSTFRISGRPIHLQYGSGTMSGFLAYDTVRFGGLVDVAQAFGLSLREPGKFMEYAVFDGILGLAYPSLSLRGTVPVFDNLWEQGLISQELFAFYLSKKDEEGSVVMFGGVDHSYYSGDLNWVPVSKQLYWQLSMDSISMNGEVIACDGGCQAIIDTGTSLLIGPSHVVFNIQMIIGANRSHSGEYLVDCDAANTLPDIVFTINGIDYPVPASAYIQEGPQGTCYSGFDESGDSLLVSDSWILGDVFLRLYFTVFDRENNRIGLALAV